In Leptodesmis sichuanensis A121, the following are encoded in one genomic region:
- a CDS encoding DUF3386 domain-containing protein — protein MTAVQVSAQDLFRAAYENRYTWDQSFPGYTADVTLKLDGQEFKGQVRVNPDLTAEVFGVEDEAAKKMIHGQLWETAIHRVRRAFEATHGQNTFTYGNTDEDGAVEILMGGKAEGDRYKVRDNIVTLVHRHIHNVVVTINTFSVTETGEGYLSHRYDSIYHDPQTGEQKGGLSNFEDGYEKVGPYFILSRRLISTEVDGKPSTQEFVFSNIKLLDPVA, from the coding sequence ATGACTGCAGTACAAGTATCTGCTCAAGATCTGTTTCGGGCAGCCTACGAGAATCGTTACACCTGGGATCAGAGCTTTCCCGGCTATACCGCAGACGTAACGCTAAAACTGGATGGACAGGAATTTAAAGGCCAGGTGCGCGTCAATCCCGACCTCACGGCTGAAGTGTTTGGCGTGGAAGACGAAGCCGCGAAAAAAATGATTCATGGGCAACTGTGGGAAACGGCGATTCACCGGGTTCGTCGTGCCTTTGAAGCAACCCATGGCCAGAATACCTTCACCTATGGCAACACCGATGAGGATGGCGCGGTGGAAATTCTGATGGGCGGCAAAGCGGAGGGCGATCGCTACAAAGTCCGCGATAACATCGTCACCCTGGTGCATCGTCATATTCATAATGTTGTTGTGACGATCAACACCTTCAGCGTGACGGAAACGGGCGAAGGCTATCTCTCCCACCGCTACGACTCCATCTACCACGATCCCCAAACCGGTGAGCAAAAGGGCGGCCTCAGCAACTTTGAAGATGGCTACGAAAAAGTCGGCCCCTACTTCATCCTCAGTCGCCGCCTGATTTCCACTGAGGTCGATGGCAAGCCTTCTACTCAAGAGTTTGTGTTCTCTAACATCAAACTTTTAGATCCTGTAGCGTGA